The Epinephelus lanceolatus isolate andai-2023 chromosome 8, ASM4190304v1, whole genome shotgun sequence genome includes a window with the following:
- the ptpdc1b gene encoding protein tyrosine phosphatase domain-containing protein 1: MALNAKTRGGALMEFIRAPRAKYTIVGEALRYIVPAHLQCSIGCGGQDCKYDNPSYWSDAQQAIQGLYSSWVTDHLLAMSRPSTEIIEKYNIIDQFRRTGIKTVINLQTPGEHASCGSPLEPESGFSYRPEVFMEHNIYFYNFAWSDYGVANLTTVLDMVKVMAFALQEGKVAVHCHAGLGRTGVLLACFLAYATRMTANQAILFVRAKRPNSIQTRGQLSCVREFVQFLAPLRSVFSCAEPRFNRVTLSQYLNRQRHILHGYERKELRHLPKIIQLVSRLLLDIAENRQVIEEDILEAPDIHDLEMTLSIIEEMGPEFFRKEPRLPGAPTLPRHFNEPPIFYHRKSLSYSESDLRRLSSQLNLLTQPLSSLSQSDAELSIAPSEAARATTQHSGWNSNMSDVSGGSTGLSHNSTGSLWQVKNVENQKDVSILLKKVKGKTIQRSESVGHNESTKYATMLSRWKAEQREELGMNGKKPQGEEQSEKSEVPFITLQSELSLEARRLLVAQSLAVDLFLDGEEEHRTRVLSWQAELNQGGGWERLCMERDPFILTGLMWAWLEQLKEPVISIQDAKALNPITDPQTVLNTLDQASKQTLTCILDCMAHMLEIPQEVENAFLNRTIKAFTWLDNKSEDGSKVYESMTEVLRSVLEEMRCMALKADETPMSPPTFP; encoded by the exons ATGGCACTCAATGCAAAGACAAGAGGTGGAGCTCTGATGGAATTCA TCAGAGCCCCCAGGGCGAAGTACACAATAGTAGGAGAAGCTTTACGTTATATCGTCCCTGCACATTTGCAATGCTCAATCGGCTGTGGAGGTCAAGATTGCAAGTATGACAACCCAAGTTACTGGAGTGATGCCCAACAGGCCATTCAAGGCCTCTACTCATCCTG gGTTACTGATCATCTTCTTGCTATGTCCAGACCCTCAACAGAAATCATTGAGAAGTATAACATCATCGATCAGTTCAGAAG AACTGGTATTAAAACGGTGATCAACCTACAGACACCTGGTGAACATGCCAGCTGTGGAAGCCCTCTGGAGCCAGAAAGTGGCTTCTCGTACCGCCCAGAGGTCTTCATGGAACACAACA tttatttctaCAATTTTGCCTGGAGTGACTACGGAGTGGCCAACCTCACCACTGTGCTGGACATGGTGAAGGTCATGGCCTTTGCACTGCAGGAGGGAAAGGTAGCAGTCCACTGCCATGCTGGCCTTGGCAGAACAG GTGTGCTGTTAGCATGTTTCTTGGCCTATGCTACCAGGATGACTGCCAACCAGGCTATTTTATTTGTACGTGCTAAACGCCCAAACTCCATCCAGACCCGAGGTCAGCTGAGCTGTGTCAGAGAGTTTGTCCAGTTCCTTGCCCCCTTGAGGAGTGTCTTTTCCTGTGCTGAGCCTCGATTCAACCGAGTCACCCTGTCCCAGTACCTGAACCGCCAAAGACACATATTGCATGGCTATGAGAGGAAGGAGCTGAGGCACCTCCCAAAGATTATCCAGTTAGTGTCTCGCTTGCTGTTGGACATTGCAGAAAACCGACAGGTGATTGAGGAAGACATTCTGGAGGCCCCTGACATCCATGACTTAGAGATGACTCTCAGTATCATTGAGGAGATGGGCCCGGAGTTCTTTAGAAAAGAGCCCCGCTTACCAGGCGCACCCACATTACCCAGACATTTTAACGAGCCACCCATCTTCTACCATCGCAAAAGTCTGAGCTACAGCGAGTCCGACTTGAGACGACTGAGCTCACAGCTCAACCTCCTCACGCAACCTCTCAGCTCCTTGTCGCAGAGCGATGCTGAATTATCCATTGCCCCATCGGAGGCTGCTCGTGCTACAACCCAGCACTCAGGCtggaacagcaacatgtcagaCGTTTCAGGCGGCTCAACAGGCCTTTCACACAACTCAACAGGCTCACTCTGGCAAGTCAAGAATGTAGAAAACCAAAAAGATGTATCCATTCTGCTGAAGAAAGTGAAGGGGAAAACCATCCAACGCAGTGAGTCTGTGGGACACAACGAAAGTACCAAATATGCTACCATGTTGTCCAGGTGGAAGGCAGAGCAGAGGGAAGAGTTAGGGATGAATGGGAAGAAGCCTCAAGGGGAAGAGCAGTCAGAGAAGTCGGAGGTGCCCTTTATTACCCTGCAGTCAGAGCTGTCCCTGGAGGCCAGGAGGTTGCTTGTGGCACAGTCCCTGGCAGTAGACCTTTTTCTTGATGGAGAAGAAGAGCACAGGACCAGAGTCTTGTCCTGGCAG GCAGAGCTGAACCAAGGCGGTGGCTGGGAGAGGCTGTGTATGGAGCGGGATCCCTTCATCCTCACTGGGCTCATGTGGGCATGGCTGGAGCAGCTTAAAGAGCCGGTCATCTCCATCCAGGACGCCAAAGCCCTGAACCCTATCACTGATCCTCAAACTGTCCTCAACACACTTGACCAG GCCtctaaacaaacattaacatgCATACTAGATTGTATGGCTCATATGCTGGAGATACCACAAGAGGTTGAAAATGCATTCCTGAATCGTACCATCAAGGCTTTCACATGG CTGGACAATAAATCAGAGGATGGAAGCAAAGTGTATGAGTCCATGACTGAAGTCCTACGGAGTGTCCTTGAGGAGATGAGATGCATGGCCCTCAAAGCAGATGAGACACCAATGTCTCCACCTACCTTCCCTTAA